The following are encoded together in the Ovis aries strain OAR_USU_Benz2616 breed Rambouillet chromosome X, ARS-UI_Ramb_v3.0, whole genome shotgun sequence genome:
- the LOC101102539 gene encoding putative MAGE domain-containing protein MAGEA13P produces MPHSQKNQSHKLEVGLQAEKEAQGLMGSQVPVAEEKKATASLLSSLIQGTPEVVPTAGTQSVPQSSQGACSSSTTIEAIPLSKSNEGSSQEESPSSFQAPTFLLGDVLNKKLAQLVQLMRVKYVTKEPITKAEILENVTKEHEDHFPLIFSKACECMEIVFGIEAKEVDPTSHSYVLQKTLGLTYDGMLNDGQSMPKTGFLIYILGVIFMEGNRVTEERIWKVLNMIGVCAGQKDFIYGEPRKLITKDLVEERYLEYQQVPNSDPPCYEFRWGPRAHAETSKMKILKFFSKVNGVDPTSFPSWYEEALREEKEKAQERAATGDATSAMASI; encoded by the coding sequence ATGCCTCACAGTCAGAAGAATCAGAGCCACAAGCTTGAAGTAGGCCTTCAGGCTGAAAAAGAGGCTCAGGGCCTGATGGGTTCACAGGTTCCTGTAGCTGAGGAGAAGAAGGCCACCGCTTCCTTGCTCTCTTCTTTGATCCAAGGCACCCCAGAGGTTGTGCCTACTGCTGGGACACAGAGTGTTCCCCAGAGTTCTCAGGGGGCCTGCTCCTCCTCCACTACCATTGAAGCCATTCCGCTTAGCAAATCAAATGAGGGCAGCAGCCAAGAAGAGAGTCCAAGCAGCTTCCAGGCTCCCACGTTCTTGCTCGGTGATGTGCTAAACAAGAAGTTGGCTCAACTGGTACAGTTGATGAGGGTCAAATATGTAACAAAGGAGCCCATCAcaaaggcagaaatactggagaatGTCACCAAAGAGCATGAGGATCACTTCCCTCTGATCTTCAGCAAAGCCTGTGAATGCATGGAGATTGTCTTCGGCATTGAAGCAAAGGAAGTGGACCCAACCAGCCACTCCTATGTGCTCCAGAAGACACTAGGTCTCACCTACGATGGGATGCTGAATGACGGCCAGAGCATGCCCAAGACCGGCTTCCTGATATATATCCTGGGTGTGATCTTCATGGAGGGCAACCGTGTTACTGAGGAGAGAATCTGGAAAGTGCTAAATATGATTGGAGTGTGTGCTGGGCAGAAGGATTTCATCTACGGGGAGCCCAGGAAGCTCATCACCAAAGATTTGGTGGAGGAAAGGTATCTGGAGTACCAGCAGGTGCCCAACAGTGATCCTCCATGCTATGAATTCCGGTGGGGTCCAAGGGCCCATGCTGAAACCAGCAAGATGAAAATCCTGAAGTTTTTTTCCAAGGTCAATGGGGTTGACCCCACTTCCTTCCCATCCTGGTATGAGGAAGCtttgagagaggagaaagagaaagcccAGGAGAGAGCTGCCACTGGGGATGCTACTTCTGCCATGGCCAGCATCTAG